ATGATCCCGACACCATCGTCACGGACGTCGATCGTCGCCACGTCAGACACGCTCACCTCTCTACTGTCCGGCCCTGCTGCTCAGCAAACGACCGGATGGCTCGGGGCTCTCAGCTCGTCCTGGCGACCACGTCGCGCGCCACCTCACCCCAGCGGGCGAGCGACGAGGGGTCCTGCTGCCACGCGGCGCCGGCAAAGTAGGCGACCGCCCGGTGGGCAACACCTCCCAGGCGGGCCACGATGGCATCGGAGAGCTCGTCCCAGTCGCAGGCCACGACGAAGTGCTCGAGGATGTCGTCGGTGACGACGGCGCTCATGCCGGCCAGGTCTCCGGACTTCTGTCGCGCCCTGATCCTGGCTGTCGTCCCCTCGAAGCCGACCTGGTCGAAGATGAACCCGTAGTTGGCCGTCGAGCCGTAGAAGGCGACCTGCACCCGGGCCACCTCCCGCCACCGGGCACGCTCGTCCTCGGTGTCGCCGACGGCGGTCAGGACCGGGACGATGAGCGTCAGCTCGGAGGGGTCCCGACCGGCCCGGCGGGCTCCCGCGGCCGTCTCCGGAAGGACCGTCTCGGCCAGGTAGGTCGGGGTGTTCAGGGGATGGACATGCACCCCGTCGGCGATCTCGCCCGCCGTGCGCAGCATCCACGGGTTGACGGCGGCCACGTCGATGGGCGGATCGGCGACGTCGAGAGCCCCTGGCGACCATTGCGCTGGCAGCAGTGACAACGACCAGAATCTGCCCTTGAAGTCGAGGGG
This sequence is a window from Acidimicrobiales bacterium. Protein-coding genes within it:
- a CDS encoding TIGR03617 family F420-dependent LLM class oxidoreductase — its product is STGIAVAFPRSPMVTAELAWELAEATGGRFRLGLGTQVRAHIERRYGAPFDPPGPRLREYVEAVRAIFAAFRGEQPLDFKGRFWSLSLLPAQWSPGALDVADPPIDVAAVNPWMLRTAGEIADGVHVHPLNTPTYLAETVLPETAAGARRAGRDPSELTLIVPVLTAVGDTEDERARWREVARVQVAFYGSTANYGFIFDQVGFEGTTARIRARQKSGDLAGMSAVVTDDILEHFVVACDWDELSDAIVARLGGVAHRAVAYFAGAAWQQDPSSLARWGEVARDVVARTS